In Streptomyces canus, one DNA window encodes the following:
- a CDS encoding ABC transporter substrate-binding protein: MTWGLTLRPWRSGRGKTAAAAAALALVLTACGGDGDSTSSDGRTTLKVAALPLSDSAMLYIAQNRGLFKKEGLDVRVQQIQQSLQALPALSKGQIDMVASANYVTYFQAQDQGTLDIRVVAEAIRAAPRMMDVLVPKDSDIKTLADLAGKKLAVNVLNNVQSLTFNEILAKHGVGRPVYRQIPFPQMGAALDKGQVDAVHAVEPFDSSIQDESGARVLVDGSSAPVESIPLSGYITTERFAGKNADALARFQRALKAAVKLAEADPSLVREVLPTYTKVTKEQAEKIDLPVYPATMDGTQLARLAELMEKQKMLKKPIDPTTLLVK; this comes from the coding sequence ATGACGTGGGGACTGACGTTACGACCTTGGCGTTCGGGAAGAGGGAAGACGGCGGCCGCCGCGGCCGCCCTCGCGCTGGTGCTCACGGCCTGCGGCGGTGACGGGGACTCCACGTCCTCGGACGGGCGCACGACGCTCAAGGTGGCCGCGCTGCCCCTGAGCGACAGTGCCATGCTCTACATCGCCCAGAACCGGGGGCTGTTCAAGAAGGAAGGCCTCGACGTCCGCGTCCAGCAGATCCAGCAGAGCCTCCAGGCGCTGCCCGCCCTGTCCAAGGGTCAGATCGACATGGTCGCGAGCGCGAACTACGTCACCTACTTCCAGGCCCAGGACCAGGGCACCCTCGACATCCGCGTCGTCGCCGAGGCGATCAGGGCCGCGCCGCGCATGATGGACGTCCTGGTGCCGAAGGACTCGGACATCAAGACCCTCGCCGATCTCGCGGGCAAGAAGCTCGCGGTCAACGTCCTCAACAACGTCCAGTCGCTGACCTTCAACGAGATCCTGGCGAAACACGGCGTCGGCCGCCCCGTCTACCGGCAGATCCCCTTCCCGCAGATGGGCGCCGCCCTGGACAAGGGACAGGTCGACGCCGTGCACGCGGTCGAGCCCTTCGACAGCTCCATCCAGGACGAGTCGGGGGCCAGGGTGCTGGTGGACGGGTCGTCCGCCCCCGTCGAGTCGATCCCGCTCAGCGGGTACATCACGACGGAGCGCTTCGCCGGGAAGAACGCCGACGCGCTCGCCCGGTTCCAACGGGCCCTGAAAGCAGCCGTCAAACTCGCCGAAGCGGATCCGTCCCTGGTGCGTGAGGTGCTGCCGACGTACACCAAGGTCACCAAGGAGCAGGCGGAGAAGATCGACCTGCCGGTGTATCCGGCCACCATGGACGGAACGCAGCTCGCCCGGCTCGCCGAGCTCATGGAGAAGCAGAAGATGCTGAAGAAACCGATCGATCCGACCACATTGCTGGTGAAGTGA
- a CDS encoding LLM class flavin-dependent oxidoreductase codes for MRLGVAPHRLWPAHEDELDGVLETARTAEELGFDHLIASSHLLAGAVGVTPDPLVLLSAVAGATTRIRLVTSVLILPLYQPVVVAHQTATLDRLSGGRFTLGVGTGWDTAEFAAAGVPFTGRGRRADEQLDTVRTLWRDEGEVRLGVRPRTPGGPPVWVGGHSDAALRRALRYGDAWHGSGLDAAGVAQVRGPVGGARGEGGAGSGQGPGADGRSDARTAGLRGRRTTARAAPVGWSAFHRRAGA; via the coding sequence ATGCGTCTGGGAGTCGCACCGCACCGCCTGTGGCCCGCGCACGAGGACGAGCTCGACGGCGTCCTCGAAACCGCCCGAACCGCCGAGGAGTTGGGCTTCGACCATCTCATCGCGAGCAGCCATCTGCTGGCGGGAGCGGTGGGCGTGACCCCGGATCCGCTGGTCCTGCTGTCCGCCGTGGCCGGGGCGACCACCCGGATCCGGCTGGTGACCAGCGTCCTGATCCTGCCCCTGTACCAGCCGGTCGTCGTCGCTCACCAGACGGCCACGCTCGACCGGCTGTCCGGCGGCCGGTTCACGCTCGGCGTCGGCACCGGTTGGGACACCGCGGAGTTCGCCGCCGCCGGGGTGCCGTTCACCGGGCGGGGCAGGCGCGCCGACGAACAGCTGGACACCGTACGTACGTTGTGGCGCGACGAGGGCGAGGTCCGGCTCGGGGTGCGGCCGCGCACACCCGGGGGGCCGCCCGTGTGGGTCGGCGGCCACAGCGACGCGGCCCTCAGGCGGGCGCTGCGGTACGGCGACGCGTGGCACGGCTCAGGGCTGGACGCGGCCGGAGTCGCCCAGGTGCGGGGGCCGGTTGGCGGTGCTCGGGGAGAAGGCGGGGCGGGATCCGGCCAAGGTCCTGGAGCTGACGGAAGGTCTGATGCTCGTACCGCCGGGCTTCGAGGCCGCCGTACAACCGCCCGGGCGGCGCCCGTTGGGTGGAGCGCGTTCCACCGCCGAGCGGGTGCGTGA